A section of the Streptomyces sp. CG1 genome encodes:
- a CDS encoding carbohydrate ABC transporter permease produces the protein MKTTETPAPRPAESGAGVSKAYAPAPKPDRQKKEGGVLNVFSHGVLIIWAIMVVTPLLWAVMTSFKSDSSIFGSPWSLPDKLHFDNWSRAWTQANMSDYFLNTVLVVGGSLIGTLVLGSMAAYVLARFDFPGNRFIYYLFVGGMSFPIMLALVPLFYVVNNMGMLNTIHGLILVYIAYSLPFTVFFLTAFFRTLPTSVAEAAFVDGASHTRTFFQIMLPMARPGLISVGIFNFLGQWNQYMLPTVLNTDPDKKVLTQGLVQLAVSQGYKGDWSGLFAGLVMAMLPVLGAYIVFQRQVVQGLTAGALK, from the coding sequence ATGAAGACGACCGAGACCCCCGCACCGCGGCCGGCCGAGTCCGGCGCCGGCGTCTCCAAGGCCTACGCACCCGCCCCGAAGCCCGACCGGCAGAAGAAGGAGGGCGGTGTCCTCAACGTCTTCTCGCACGGCGTGCTGATCATCTGGGCGATCATGGTGGTCACGCCGCTGCTGTGGGCGGTGATGACGTCCTTCAAGTCGGACAGCTCGATCTTCGGCTCCCCCTGGTCGCTGCCGGACAAGCTGCACTTCGACAACTGGTCGCGGGCCTGGACCCAGGCCAACATGAGCGACTACTTCCTCAACACCGTCCTGGTGGTCGGCGGCTCGCTCATCGGCACCCTGGTGCTCGGCTCCATGGCGGCCTATGTCCTCGCCCGCTTCGACTTCCCGGGCAACCGATTCATCTACTACCTGTTCGTCGGGGGCATGAGCTTCCCGATCATGCTCGCGCTGGTCCCACTGTTCTATGTCGTGAACAACATGGGCATGCTGAACACGATCCATGGACTGATCCTCGTCTACATCGCGTACTCGCTGCCGTTCACGGTCTTCTTCCTCACGGCCTTCTTCCGCACCCTGCCCACCTCGGTGGCGGAGGCGGCCTTCGTGGACGGCGCTTCGCACACGCGTACGTTCTTCCAGATCATGCTTCCGATGGCCAGACCGGGCCTGATCAGCGTGGGCATCTTCAACTTCCTGGGCCAGTGGAACCAGTACATGCTGCCCACGGTCCTCAACACCGACCCCGACAAGAAGGTGCTCACCCAGGGCCTGGTCCAGCTCGCGGTCAGCCAGGGCTACAAGGGTGACTGGTCCGGCCTCTTCGCCGGCCTGGTGATGGCCATGCTGCCGGTACTCGGGGCGTACATCGTCTTCCAGCGCCAGGTCGTCCAGGGTCTGACCGCGGGGGCGCTGAAGTAG
- a CDS encoding ROK family protein — METPGSQSSLHRANLERVVRAVRLAGSLTQAEIARTTGLSAATVSNIVRELKDGGTVEVTPTSAGGRRARSVSLSGDAGIVIGVDFGHTHMRVAIGNLAHQVLAEESEPLDVDASAAQGFDRAEQLVSRLIAATGVNPSKVAGVGLGVPGPIDVESGTLGSTAILPGWTGTKPAEELRERLGVPVHVDNDANLGALGELVWGSGKGVRDLAYIKVASGVGAGLVIDGKIYRGPGGTAGEIGHITLDESGPVCRCGNRGCLETFAAARYVLPLLQPSHGPDLTMEGVVRLARDGDPGCRRVIADVGRHIGSGVANLCNLLNPSRVVLGGDLAEAGELVLGPIRESVGRYAIPSAARQLSVLPGALGGRAEVLGALALALSEMGDSTLLDGSLPVAAPVFT; from the coding sequence GTGGAGACTCCAGGGTCGCAGTCGTCGCTGCACCGAGCCAACCTGGAGCGGGTCGTACGGGCCGTACGCTTGGCCGGGTCCCTCACGCAGGCGGAGATCGCGCGGACGACCGGCCTGTCCGCCGCGACCGTCTCCAACATCGTGCGGGAGCTGAAGGACGGCGGAACCGTCGAGGTCACGCCCACGTCGGCGGGCGGGCGGCGGGCCCGCAGCGTCAGTCTGAGCGGCGACGCCGGCATTGTGATCGGCGTCGACTTCGGGCACACCCACATGCGCGTCGCGATCGGCAACCTCGCCCATCAGGTGCTGGCCGAGGAGTCCGAGCCGCTGGACGTCGACGCCTCCGCCGCTCAGGGCTTCGACCGGGCGGAACAGCTGGTCAGCCGCCTGATCGCGGCCACCGGGGTGAACCCCTCCAAGGTGGCCGGGGTGGGCCTCGGCGTGCCGGGTCCGATCGACGTGGAGTCGGGCACACTGGGGTCCACCGCGATCCTGCCGGGCTGGACCGGCACCAAGCCGGCCGAGGAGCTGCGCGAGCGGCTCGGCGTGCCCGTGCACGTGGACAACGACGCCAACCTCGGCGCCCTCGGCGAGCTGGTCTGGGGCAGCGGCAAGGGCGTCCGGGACCTCGCGTACATCAAGGTCGCGAGCGGTGTCGGCGCCGGTCTGGTGATCGACGGGAAGATCTATCGCGGCCCGGGCGGCACGGCCGGAGAAATCGGGCATATTACACTCGATGAATCCGGCCCGGTCTGCCGTTGCGGGAACCGCGGCTGCCTGGAGACGTTCGCGGCCGCACGCTATGTGCTCCCGCTGCTCCAGCCCAGCCACGGCCCCGACCTCACCATGGAGGGCGTCGTACGGCTGGCCAGGGACGGTGACCCGGGCTGTCGTCGGGTGATCGCCGACGTCGGCCGCCATATCGGCTCTGGAGTGGCCAATCTCTGCAACCTGCTGAATCCGAGCCGGGTGGTCCTCGGCGGTGATCTCGCCGAGGCCGGTGAGCTGGTGCTCGGCCCGATCAGGGAGTCCGTCGGCCGCTACGCCATCCCCAGCGCGGCGCGCCAACTGTCCGTTCTCCCGGGGGCACTTGGGGGCCGTGCCGAGGTGCTCGGGGCGCTCGCCCTGGCTCTCAGCGAGATGGGTGATTCGACTCTTTTGGACGGATCGCTGCCTGTCGCGGCCCCTGTCTTCACTTAG
- a CDS encoding sugar ABC transporter substrate-binding protein: MRRAAVAVAAGAMAVSLAACGSAKESKGGSSSSSSSAKKGDNIKVGLLLPENKTARYEKFDRPLIEKKIKELTNSKATISYNNAHQDANLQAQQVDTMITNKVDVLIVDAVDAKAIQNSVQKAVDAGIKVVAYDRLAEGPISAYTSFDNEKVGETQGQALLTALGSKATKSSKIVMVNGSVTDPNAAQFKAGAHKVLDGKVTVAKEYDTKEWSPDNANSEMETAISAVGKNNIAGVYSANDGMAGGIITALNGAGIKVPVTGQDAELAGVQRIVAGTQYMSVYKPYAPEADAAAEMAVALAQGKSLDSVAKDKVSSNSQKDVPSVLVPVTALTKDNIKDTVIKDGIYTVADICTADYKAACDKIGLK, encoded by the coding sequence ATGCGTCGTGCCGCCGTTGCCGTAGCCGCCGGTGCGATGGCGGTCTCGCTGGCCGCCTGTGGCAGTGCCAAGGAGTCGAAGGGCGGCAGCTCTTCCTCCTCGTCCTCCGCCAAGAAGGGCGACAACATCAAGGTCGGTCTCCTGCTTCCGGAGAACAAGACCGCGCGTTACGAGAAGTTCGACCGGCCGCTGATCGAGAAGAAGATCAAGGAGCTGACGAACAGCAAGGCGACCATCTCGTACAACAACGCCCACCAGGACGCGAACCTGCAGGCCCAGCAGGTCGACACCATGATCACCAACAAGGTGGACGTCCTGATCGTGGACGCGGTGGACGCCAAGGCCATCCAGAACTCCGTGCAGAAGGCCGTGGACGCCGGCATCAAGGTCGTCGCCTACGACCGCCTGGCCGAGGGTCCGATCAGCGCCTACACCTCCTTCGACAACGAGAAGGTCGGCGAGACCCAGGGCCAGGCCCTGCTGACGGCGCTGGGCAGCAAGGCCACCAAGTCCTCCAAGATCGTCATGGTGAACGGCTCGGTCACCGACCCGAACGCCGCCCAGTTCAAGGCGGGCGCCCACAAGGTCCTCGACGGCAAGGTCACGGTCGCCAAGGAGTACGACACCAAGGAGTGGTCGCCGGACAACGCCAACTCCGAGATGGAGACGGCGATCTCCGCGGTCGGCAAGAACAACATCGCGGGTGTCTACTCCGCCAACGACGGCATGGCCGGCGGTATCATCACCGCCCTGAACGGCGCCGGCATCAAGGTCCCGGTCACCGGCCAGGACGCCGAGCTGGCCGGTGTGCAGCGCATCGTCGCCGGTACGCAGTACATGAGCGTCTACAAGCCGTACGCCCCCGAGGCCGACGCCGCCGCCGAGATGGCCGTCGCGCTCGCCCAGGGCAAGTCGCTGGACTCCGTCGCCAAGGACAAGGTCTCCAGCAACTCCCAGAAGGACGTCCCCTCGGTCCTCGTCCCGGTCACCGCGCTGACCAAGGACAACATCAAGGACACCGTCATCAAGGACGGCATCTACACCGTCGCCGACATCTGCACCGCCGACTACAAGGCGGCCTGCGACAAGATCGGCCTCAAGTAA
- the ngcE gene encoding N-acetylglucosamine/diacetylchitobiose ABC transporter substrate-binding protein, translated as MGSTSNHGAEGVGRRDLIKRSAALGLVAAPGMSLLSACASSGGGGQTKDKAGKKTAKNPLGVNETAKMEFVLFDGGFGQEYAQDAVKIYEKDFPKVHVKFSATQKIQSTLQPRFNQGNPPDLIDNSGAEQMDMGVLVGKNQLSDLTPLLDAPSYDDPNKKVRDTLRPGIVEMGQFDGKPVWILYYAYTVYGVWYSQKALDSLGAEYPKTWDEMLQVCEKAKKKGMAGWTYAGKYPYYLPFSLYPMIGKVGGREVLDAIDNLEPNAWQHPAVKACFEAYYELFKKGYILKGTPGLDHIQSQTAWAKGEALFIPNGSWVENESANVIPKDFNLAVSAPSGIDASDKLPFGTIWASGGEPFIVPAKAANAEGGMEQLRIMLSEASSKNFTAKVKSLTAYNGGTTGITLTPGLNSGVAALKLAGSNVVNPRLQDWYVQLQKEKIGVAGLGEMMAGRLTPAEAIKKIQGFADEAAKDSSIKHYKHQ; from the coding sequence ATGGGATCCACCTCGAACCACGGTGCCGAAGGTGTCGGCCGTCGTGATCTGATCAAGCGGTCGGCCGCACTCGGCCTGGTCGCGGCCCCGGGCATGAGCCTGCTGTCCGCCTGTGCGAGCAGCGGCGGGGGCGGCCAGACCAAGGACAAGGCGGGCAAGAAGACCGCCAAGAACCCGCTCGGGGTCAACGAGACCGCCAAGATGGAATTCGTCCTGTTCGACGGCGGCTTCGGCCAGGAGTACGCGCAGGACGCGGTGAAGATCTACGAGAAGGACTTCCCCAAGGTCCACGTGAAGTTCTCCGCCACCCAGAAGATCCAGTCCACCCTCCAGCCCCGGTTCAACCAGGGCAACCCGCCGGACCTGATCGACAACTCCGGCGCCGAGCAGATGGACATGGGCGTCCTGGTCGGCAAGAACCAGCTGTCCGACCTCACCCCGCTGCTGGACGCGCCGTCGTACGACGACCCGAACAAGAAGGTCCGCGACACGCTGCGCCCCGGCATCGTGGAGATGGGCCAGTTCGACGGCAAACCGGTCTGGATCCTCTACTACGCCTACACGGTGTACGGCGTCTGGTACTCGCAGAAGGCCCTGGACTCGCTCGGCGCGGAGTACCCGAAGACCTGGGACGAGATGCTCCAGGTGTGCGAGAAGGCCAAGAAGAAGGGCATGGCGGGCTGGACGTACGCGGGCAAGTACCCGTACTACCTCCCCTTCTCGCTCTACCCGATGATCGGCAAGGTCGGCGGGCGCGAGGTGCTCGACGCCATCGACAACCTGGAGCCGAACGCCTGGCAGCACCCGGCCGTCAAGGCCTGCTTCGAGGCGTACTACGAGCTGTTCAAGAAGGGCTACATCCTCAAGGGCACCCCGGGCCTCGACCACATCCAGTCGCAGACCGCCTGGGCCAAGGGCGAGGCGCTGTTCATCCCGAACGGCTCCTGGGTGGAGAACGAGTCGGCCAACGTCATCCCGAAGGACTTCAACCTCGCCGTGTCGGCGCCGTCCGGCATCGACGCGTCCGACAAGCTGCCCTTCGGCACGATCTGGGCCTCCGGCGGTGAGCCCTTCATCGTCCCGGCCAAGGCCGCGAACGCCGAGGGCGGCATGGAGCAGCTGCGCATCATGCTCTCCGAGGCGTCCTCGAAGAACTTCACCGCCAAGGTGAAGTCGCTGACCGCGTACAACGGCGGCACCACCGGCATCACCCTCACCCCGGGGCTGAATTCCGGTGTGGCGGCGCTGAAGCTGGCCGGATCCAACGTGGTGAATCCGCGACTGCAGGACTGGTACGTCCAGCTGCAGAAGGAGAAGATCGGAGTGGCCGGTCTCGGCGAGATGATGGCCGGCCGGCTCACCCCGGCCGAGGCCATCAAGAAGATCCAGGGATTCGCCGACGAGGCGGCCAAGGACTCCTCGATCAAGCACTACAAGCACCAGTAA
- a CDS encoding carbohydrate ABC transporter permease, producing the protein MQHGKYRFIVGFLVLPLGLYALFVVWPFIQSIYYSFTDWTGLSPEFKMVGFDNYQRMLHDDIFWKSLQHSLLFALVLPLVTISLALFFAFMINVGGRRRKGGPVISGVRGSSFYKIVYFFPQVLSIAIVALLFAFAYNPDSGAINSLLRGIGLDHVQPLWLGDPSLALWCVMAVLVWSTTGFFVVLFSAGMASIPTELYESALLDGAGRATTFFRITLPLLWDTVQSGWVYMGILALGAESFAVVQIMTTGPGGPDYSTTVMVLYVYQKAFRDGQAAYATTIGVALLVVTLAFAAIVMRLGRRERLEF; encoded by the coding sequence ATGCAGCACGGCAAGTACCGGTTCATCGTGGGGTTTCTGGTTCTGCCCCTGGGGCTGTACGCGCTTTTCGTGGTGTGGCCGTTCATCCAGTCCATCTATTACTCGTTCACGGACTGGACCGGCCTGAGCCCCGAATTCAAGATGGTCGGCTTCGACAACTACCAGAGGATGCTCCACGACGACATCTTCTGGAAGTCGTTGCAGCACAGTCTGCTGTTCGCCCTGGTGCTCCCGCTGGTGACGATCAGTCTGGCGCTGTTCTTCGCCTTCATGATCAATGTGGGCGGACGCCGGAGGAAGGGCGGCCCCGTGATCTCCGGGGTCCGGGGCTCGTCCTTCTACAAGATCGTGTATTTCTTCCCGCAGGTACTGTCCATCGCGATCGTCGCGCTGCTGTTCGCCTTCGCGTACAACCCGGACAGCGGCGCGATCAACTCCCTGCTGCGCGGGATCGGCCTCGACCACGTCCAGCCGCTGTGGCTGGGCGACCCGAGCCTCGCGCTGTGGTGTGTGATGGCGGTGCTGGTGTGGTCCACGACCGGCTTCTTCGTGGTCCTGTTCTCGGCGGGCATGGCCTCGATCCCGACGGAGCTGTACGAGTCGGCGCTGCTCGACGGCGCGGGCCGGGCCACCACCTTCTTCCGCATCACCCTGCCGCTGCTGTGGGACACCGTGCAGTCCGGCTGGGTCTACATGGGCATCCTGGCGCTCGGCGCAGAGTCGTTCGCGGTCGTACAGATCATGACGACCGGACCGGGCGGGCCCGACTACTCGACCACGGTGATGGTCCTGTACGTGTACCAGAAGGCGTTCCGGGACGGTCAGGCCGCCTACGCCACCACCATCGGCGTCGCCCTGCTCGTCGTCACCCTCGCCTTCGCGGCGATCGTGATGCGGCTGGGCCGTCGCGAGCGGCTGGAGTTCTGA